A single window of Colletotrichum destructivum chromosome 9, complete sequence DNA harbors:
- a CDS encoding Putative protein kinase domain, armadillo-like helical: MNFLKSAVASAIAQGPPFPYSFGDKVDIDESIWTLNNGTKREDGSNCSIFSFDIVANKSRLPLAKNALRKLRTLRHPGVIKVLDTVETDTYIYIATERVVPLRWHVKRKSLTPETIKWGLSSIARTIKFINDEASSIHGNLRVGSIYTSESGEWKMSGFDVLSNVKDDEAVIYTYGSLVPDSGRYAPPELARGGWEAIKKSPHSAVDSFGFGCLIFEVFNGDFMGSDQAGQTKSIPPTMQQSYKRLVNPNPKARVSVGHFLEQGQRSGSFFDSPLIKLTEGIENLGVKTETEREQFLDDLDQITDDFPEDFFKMKVLPELIKSVEFGGGGPKAFSIVMKIAAKLSTEDFDSKITPVVVRLFSNPDRAIRVCLLDSLPLMIDRLTQKVVNDKIFPQLVTGFTDAAPVVREQTLKSVLVIISKLSDRTINGDLLKYLAKTANDEQPGIRTNTTICLGKIAKNLGTSSRSKVLIAAFTRSLRDPFVHARNASLMALGVTGECFSDEDVALRIMPAVCPLLIDKEKVIRDQASKTMDVYLQKVRKAAASMPDSALPPQGAEGPGGPRMSTPQPNEASASSWAGWAISSFTNKLSTAAGEMQTSNGSGAASPMPTPSPGPDARRPTTSSASALHRQAVKSPPPPMSRTPSSVVADAFNPEPTDDGGDAWGDLGDDEGWGEPTSGTKSSTGKRETTASATPFDDGAEPDFAGWLAAQSQKKGSSSKPLPKGLAKSSTAAAKKPLVAKPAAKPVVAKKIDMKPKQAEDDDDGWGDGW; the protein is encoded by the exons ATGAACTTCCTTAAGTCGGCGGTTGCCTCTGCCATTGCCCAAGGGCCACCGTTCCCTTACAGCTTCGGTGACAAGGTAGACATCGACGAGTCCATATGGACGCTGAACAACGGCACCAAACGA GAAGATGGGTCCAATTGTAGCATCTTTTCCTTCGACATTGTCGCCAACAAGTCCCGACTACCCCTAGCCAAGAATGCTTTGCGCAAGCTGAGGACGCTACGACACCCAGGTGTAATCAAAGTGTTGGATACTGTGGAG ACCGATACGTACATTTATATTGCGACGGAACGAGTTGTGCCTCTGCGGTGGCATGTGAAGCGGAAGAGCCTTACACCGGAGACAATCAAATGGGGCTTGAGCAGTATTGCG CGGACAATCAAATTTATCAACGACGAAGCGTCATCGATACACGGAAACCTCAGAGTCGGCTCCATATATACGTCTGAGAGTGGCGAATGGAAAATGAGTGGTTTCGATGTGCTGAGCAACGTCAAAGACGATGAGGCAGTCATATAT ACCTACGGCAGTTTGGTTCCCGACTCGGGGCGATATGCGCCGCCAGAGCTTGCTCGTGGCGGATGGGAAGCTATCAAAAAGAGCCCCCATTCCGCAGTGGACTCTTTCGGCTTCGGTTGCTTGATATTCGAGGTTTTTAATGGCGACTTCATGGGGTCTGACCAGGCTGGTCAGACGAAGAGTATCCCTCCGACAATGCAGCAGAGCTACAAGCGTCTGGTCAATCCCAATCCCAAAGCACGTGTTAGCGTTGGTCACTTCCTAGAGCAGGGCCAGCGCAGCGGCTCTTTCTTTGATAGCCCACTCATCAAGTTGACAGAGGGGATCGAGAACCTCGGTGTCAAGACAGAGACAGAGCGGGAGCAGTTCCTGGA TGATCTTGACCAAATAACGGATGATTTCCCCGAGGACTTCTTTAAGATGAAGGTTCTCCCGGAACTAATCAAGTCGGTTGAGTTTGGGGGTGGAGGACCCAAGGCTTTCAGCATTGTCATGAAAATCGCAGCCAAGCTCTCCACCGAGGACTTTGATTCCAAGATCACACCAGTGGTTGTCCGGCTTTTCTCCAATCCCGATCGAGCCATCCGTGTCTGCCTTCTTGACAGCCTGCCTCTGATGATAGATCGGCTCACGCAGAAGGTCGTCAACGACAAAATCTTCCCGCAACTGGTCACCGGTTTCACAGACGCCGCCCCAGTTGTTCGAGAACAAACCTTGAAGTCTGTTCTTGTCATTATCTCGAAACTTTCTGATCGGACAATCAATGGAGATCTGCTCAAGTATCTCGCCAAGACGGCGAACGACGAGCAGCCAGGTATCCGGACAAACACAACCATCTGTCTTGGAAAGATTGCCAAAAACCTTGGCACGTCTTCGAGGAGCAAGGTCCTCATTGCTGCATTTACCAGATCCCTCCGAGATCCATTTGTGCACGCCCGCAACGCATCACTGATGGCTCTCGGTGTTACCGGGGAATGCTTCTCCGACGAAGATGTCGCCCTCAGGATTATGCCGGCGGTATGCCCGTTGCTGATagacaaggagaaggtgATCCGCGACCAGGCCAGTAAGACGATGGATGTGTATTTGCAGAAAGTCAGAAAGGCGGCGGCCAGTATGCCTGACTCGGCTCTGCCTCCCCAGGGCGCAGAAGGTCCCGGAGGGCCCCGGATGAGCACGCCGCAACCCAACGAGGCTTCCGCATCCTCCTGGGCCGGCTGGGCCATCTCATCATTTACCAACAAGCTTTCGACAGCGGCGGGGGAGATGCAGACTTCCAACGGCTCGGGTGCTGCCTCCCCCATGCCGACCCCGTCCCCAGGCCCAGACGCGAGGAGACCAACCActtcctcggcgtctgcTTTGCATCGACAGGCTGTCAAgtccccgccgccaccgatGTCACGGACACCTTCGTCGGTCGTTGCGGACGCATTCAACCCAGAACCcaccgatgacggcggcgacgcctgGGGCGACttgggagacgacgaggggtGGGGAGAACCGACTAGCGGCACCAAGTCCTCCACAGGGAAGAGGGAAACCACCGCAAGCGCGACGCCAttcgatgatggcgctgaacCTGATTTTGCTGGTTGGCTAGCCGCACAATCACAGAAGAAGGGTAGCTCGAGCAAGCCTCTACCCAAGGGGTT
- a CDS encoding Putative SET domain-containing protein → MAASQLPLETLFTWAMFNNVDLVDVEAREIPGCGLGLISNKDLSRDEETLDTSSLLRIPHELVLSAEAVENYAKVDKNFRQLLDAAGHKSTRHDICLYLLTQKVLSERLKTSLQGGVSTPWTEYVKYLPPRVPVPTLWTEQERDMLQGTSLESATAAKIVALTDEFDGLRETSSTLTFWNELFWESEKISLIDWVRVDAWFRSRCLELPKSGEAMVPVLDLANHSSEANAYYEENGKDEVVLLLRPGCRVSSGEEMTISYGDAKSGAEMLFSYGFIDPVSAADRMTLPLMPLEDDPLGKAKLHIFKGPPTVEFVRTNGSFSWESPFAYIMCLNEEDGLLFRVLQDTDGSRELRLFWQEEDVTATTTSFDQHINGHPLAQIFRLRVVTILQDLAVAQLERLNIAAPLEHLDESKNEGGLVNKACISAASTLRGQETVLLETAVEALEEQKTQLLADENVVAYLGSMEDTQNDLAEEESSNDEEDFS, encoded by the exons atggccgcTTCCCAGCTCCCCCTTGAGACGCTATTCACTTGGGCCATGTTCAATAACGtagacctcgtcgacgtcgaagcGCGCGAGATTCCCGGCTGCGGCCTCGGATTGATATCCAACAAGGATCTCAGCCGCGATGAGGAGACATTGGACACATCTAGTCTGCTGAGGATCCCTCATGAGTTGGTATTGtctgccgaggccgtcgagaactacgccaaggtcgacaagaaCTTTCGCCAAttgctcgacgccgccgggcaCAAG TCGACCCGGCATGACATATGCCTTTATCTCCTCACGCAAAAGGTTCTTTCGGAGCGGCTTAAGACGTCTTTGCAGGGTGGCGtgtcgacgccctggaccGAGTACGTCAAGTATCTGCCTCCACGGGTGCCTGTCCCAACCCTTTGGACAGAGCAGGAACGCGACATGTTGCAAGGCACATCCCTCGAA tcggcgacggccgccaaAATCGTTGCCTTGACTGACGAGTTCGACGGGCTCCGCGAGACATCCTCCACGTTAACTTTCTGGAACGAACTGTTTTGGGAGAGCGAAAAGATCTCTCTGATTGACTGGGTTCGGGTCGACGCATGGTTTCGCTCCCGATGCCTGGAGCTTCCCAAGTCGGGCGAGGCCATGGTCCCGGTCCTGGACTTGGCAAATCACTCGTCCGAGGCCAATGCGTACTACGAAGAAAACGGCAAGGACGAGGTGGTTCTGCTCCTGCGACCCGGATGCAGGGTCTCGTCTGGGGAAGAGATGACAATCTCGTACGGTGATGCAAAATCCGGGGCAGAGATGCTGTTCAGCTACGGGTTCATAGACCCCGTGTCAGCCGCTGACCGCATGACGCTGCCCTTAATGCCTCTCGAAGATGACCCCCTCGGCAAGGCGAAGCTGCACATCTTCAAAGGGCCCCCGACTGTGGAGTTCGTCCGGACGAATGGGTCCTTCAGCTGGGAGAGCCCCTTTGCCTATATCATGTGTCTcaacgaagaagacggccttTTGTTTCGCGTCCTGCAGGACACTGATGGTTCACGTGAGCTAAGGCTGTTCTGGCAAGAGGAAGATGTGACAGCGACCACAACATCCTTCGACCAACACATCAACGGCCACCCGCTTGCTCAGATTTTCCGTCTTCGAGTGGTTACCATCTTGCAAGATCTGGCAGTCGCTCAGCTGGAGCGATTGAATATTGCCGCTCCCCTGGAACATCTGGACGAGTCTAAGAACGAAGGAGGTCTCGTTAACAAGGCGTGCATCAGCGCAGCTAGTACGCTGAGGGGCCAAGAGACCGTCTTATTGGAAACCGCCGTGGAGGCTTTGGAAGAGCAG AAAACACAACTTCTTGCAGATGAAAACGTGGTGGCTTATCTCGGATCGATGGAAGATACCCAAAACGACCTAGCCGAAGAAGAATCGTCcaatgacgaggaggacttCAGTTAG